One genomic window of Campylobacter curvus includes the following:
- a CDS encoding TonB-dependent receptor plug domain-containing protein: MKKSLLMACSAALALHAQVFQLGEVEIVANKDGSKSSDNNVAVITQEDMQRNEVKRLSEVAAMTPGVYVDKKGPRAEQNFYVRGFDARRVPLFIDGIPVYIPYDGNVDFGRFTTFDLSRIDISKGSSSVLYGMNTMGGAINLITKKPTRELEGDIGYGFETGKNAKTYGNNVEFNIGSKQELFYVQSGGSYMEDMGQQLSHKFTTDVNKNEDGGRRENSVQRDKKFNIKFGFTPNDTDEYAISYINQKGEKEQPYYAGRYSKGVLRNNGRYSGYGQALRYWDWPQWDRQSLYFLSHTDFGAVYLNTKIFHDTFKNTLYSFNDKEKTIWQTQNYRSNVTSSDSRSSYKDTAYGFGVEVGGDIGDNDTLKFATNYKHDKHKGAKYQEPEELMKDKSYSFGLENTYRFSDMTRLIVGASYDVRDGISAKAYATMANATQKIVTYDTTKEHAFNYQAAIKHSFDGKDELSVSFAKKTYFPSMKERYSTRFNRYISNPYLKPEIANHYELGYQRNFSDTLRLETAVFYSKVKDAIGDIKTGLFVGNTELKKSVNIERADYKGFELGAIYFATSNLELGGNYTYMNAKYKNTDDSRVYDIPKHKGFAYVDFKFMPKFSVYMSQELVSSRWSNSGSGSDYVTKLGGFGVTNLKFTYKPTENLSIDVGVSNLFDRNYEYREGYPEEGRVFFSNVRYKF, from the coding sequence ATGAAAAAGTCGCTTTTGATGGCATGTAGTGCGGCTCTGGCACTTCACGCACAAGTTTTTCAGCTAGGGGAGGTCGAGATCGTCGCAAACAAAGACGGCAGCAAGAGTAGTGATAACAATGTCGCCGTCATCACGCAAGAAGATATGCAAAGAAACGAGGTCAAACGCCTATCCGAGGTCGCAGCGATGACGCCTGGTGTGTATGTGGATAAAAAAGGTCCGCGCGCCGAGCAAAATTTCTACGTTCGCGGTTTTGACGCGCGCCGAGTACCGCTTTTTATCGATGGTATCCCCGTTTATATCCCGTATGATGGTAACGTAGACTTTGGGCGATTTACGACGTTTGATCTAAGTCGTATAGATATCTCAAAGGGCTCAAGTTCTGTGCTTTACGGCATGAATACTATGGGCGGAGCGATAAATTTGATCACCAAAAAGCCGACACGCGAGCTGGAAGGAGACATCGGGTACGGCTTTGAAACGGGCAAAAATGCTAAAACTTACGGCAACAACGTTGAATTTAACATCGGTAGCAAACAAGAGCTATTTTACGTTCAGTCCGGTGGTAGCTATATGGAGGACATGGGACAGCAGCTCTCGCATAAATTTACGACTGACGTAAATAAAAACGAAGACGGCGGCAGACGCGAAAATTCAGTCCAAAGAGATAAGAAATTTAACATCAAATTTGGCTTTACTCCAAACGATACCGACGAATACGCCATCAGCTACATCAACCAAAAAGGCGAAAAAGAGCAGCCGTATTATGCGGGTAGATATAGTAAAGGAGTACTCCGAAATAATGGTAGATACAGCGGATATGGTCAGGCCTTAAGATATTGGGATTGGCCGCAATGGGATAGACAAAGTCTCTACTTTTTATCACATACCGATTTTGGTGCGGTATATCTAAATACTAAAATTTTCCACGATACATTTAAAAATACGCTTTATAGTTTTAATGATAAAGAAAAAACAATTTGGCAAACACAGAATTATAGAAGCAATGTGACGTCTTCAGATAGTCGAAGTAGCTATAAGGATACAGCCTATGGCTTTGGTGTGGAAGTTGGCGGCGATATAGGCGATAACGATACTTTGAAATTTGCTACTAACTATAAACACGATAAGCACAAAGGCGCTAAATATCAAGAGCCAGAAGAGCTGATGAAAGATAAGTCATACTCCTTTGGACTTGAAAACACATATAGATTTAGCGATATGACGAGACTTATCGTCGGTGCTAGCTACGACGTGAGAGACGGCATAAGCGCAAAAGCTTATGCCACTATGGCTAACGCTACACAAAAAATAGTAACTTATGATACAACAAAAGAACATGCGTTTAATTATCAAGCAGCTATCAAACATAGCTTTGACGGCAAGGATGAACTAAGTGTCAGCTTTGCTAAAAAGACCTATTTTCCAAGTATGAAAGAAAGATACAGCACAAGGTTTAATCGATATATTTCAAATCCATACCTAAAGCCCGAGATAGCAAACCACTATGAGCTTGGCTATCAGCGAAATTTTAGCGATACGCTAAGGCTCGAGACGGCTGTATTTTACTCAAAAGTCAAAGATGCTATCGGAGATATAAAAACAGGGCTTTTTGTTGGAAATACGGAGCTTAAAAAGAGTGTCAATATAGAAAGGGCTGACTATAAGGGCTTCGAGCTTGGTGCGATATACTTTGCGACATCAAATTTAGAGCTTGGTGGCAACTACACATATATGAACGCAAAATATAAAAATACCGACGATAGTAGGGTCTATGACATACCAAAACACAAGGGCTTTGCGTATGTGGATTTTAAATTTATGCCAAAATTCAGCGTCTATATGTCCCAAGAGCTGGTTTCAAGCAGATGGTCAAACTCAGGCTCAGGCTCAGACTATGTCACGAAGCTTGGCGGCTTTGGCGTGACAAATCTTAAATTTACCTACAAACCGACCGAAAATTTAAGCATCGACGTTGGCGTTTCAAATCTATTTGATAGAAATTATGAATACCGAGAGGGCTACCCTGAAGAGGGTCGAGTATTTTTCTCGAACGTTCGATATAAATTCTGA
- a CDS encoding thiazole biosynthesis protein ThiG: MREEIYVCIDDTDEIGYPRSTGMLAQNIVKFIDENFAPCSFISRHQLLLDERINYTSHNSSMCFSTVLSHIERDEVIKFIQEFLLAKSAPSAEPGIAVAFKGDITDISGLIDFGYRAKSEYLDKSEAYSQAKRQNVYLKGLKNGGRGVIGALAGLGLRLGGNDGKVRGCIKMTQDEMRATEFLNLGYASEILDENFNKIKNDETIVFGRNLKLVIKNSRSVLLVKKDSDGRFRSLDVEELRGF, from the coding sequence ATGCGTGAGGAGATATACGTTTGTATCGATGATACAGATGAGATCGGATATCCAAGATCAACAGGTATGCTGGCTCAAAATATAGTAAAATTTATAGATGAAAATTTTGCACCTTGCTCCTTTATCAGCCGTCATCAGCTGTTGCTTGACGAGCGGATAAACTACACCTCACACAATAGCTCTATGTGCTTTAGCACGGTGCTGAGTCATATTGAGCGAGATGAGGTTATAAAATTCATACAAGAATTTTTGCTCGCCAAAAGCGCTCCTAGTGCCGAACCTGGCATCGCAGTGGCGTTTAAAGGCGATATCACCGATATTTCGGGGCTGATAGATTTTGGTTACCGCGCTAAAAGCGAATATTTAGACAAAAGCGAAGCCTACTCGCAAGCAAAGAGGCAAAATGTCTATCTAAAAGGGCTCAAAAACGGCGGACGCGGTGTCATCGGAGCACTGGCGGGACTGGGGCTCAGGCTAGGCGGCAACGACGGTAAAGTAAGAGGCTGTATAAAGATGACACAAGATGAGATGAGAGCCACAGAATTCTTAAATCTAGGCTATGCAAGCGAAATTTTAGATGAAAATTTTAATAAGATAAAAAACGACGAAACGATCGTTTTTGGGCGAAATTTAAAGCTTGTGATCAAAAATTCCAGGTCCGTTTTGCTGGTCAAAAAAGATAGCGACGGCAGATTTAGAAGTCTTGATGTAGAGGAGCTACGAGGGTTTTGA
- a CDS encoding TonB-dependent receptor plug domain-containing protein: MNKINISLAASVLLLTQIYAADVKLEGVEVTDSADDGYRAKTSEVGKTTTPILEIPQTVNVVTQQQIKDKKPETLAESLQNVSGISYGNTTGGIFDAIIKRGFGGGRDGSIMRNGVPATVMHSFNKSVESVEVLKGPASLLYGAQEPGGIINMVTKKPLYSF; the protein is encoded by the coding sequence ATGAATAAAATAAACATAAGTTTAGCAGCTTCAGTGCTGCTTTTGACGCAAATTTACGCTGCAGACGTGAAGCTTGAAGGCGTGGAGGTCACAGACAGCGCAGATGACGGCTACCGCGCAAAGACAAGCGAGGTCGGCAAGACGACGACACCTATTTTAGAGATCCCGCAAACGGTCAATGTCGTGACCCAGCAGCAAATAAAGGACAAAAAGCCTGAAACGCTGGCAGAGAGCCTGCAAAACGTGAGCGGTATCAGCTACGGAAACACCACGGGCGGCATATTTGACGCGATCATAAAGCGTGGCTTTGGCGGCGGTAGAGACGGCTCGATCATGCGAAATGGCGTGCCGGCCACCGTGATGCACAGCTTTAATAAAAGCGTCGAAAGCGTGGAGGTGCTAAAAGGGCCAGCGAGCCTACTTTACGGTGCGCAAGAGCCCGGTGGCATCATAAATATGGTCACCAAAAAGCCGCTTTATAGCTTTTAA
- a CDS encoding TonB-dependent receptor codes for MYLIPATGQLLPIGKKVRLDEPFNKLKTTLDTVDVNFEKNIGEDWLLRGAYAFSRTKHEYGHIRLMNVNLNTGIATRRNEYYDGFIHRTHAGSLNLNGYVKTGEIEHNLLFGLDAKEYYRYRPGGLQATGNQFNIDIFHPIYGKVGLPTARQSSIQYQKLKTIGAYAQVRKIV; via the coding sequence ATGTATCTCATCCCAGCCACGGGGCAGTTGCTGCCGATCGGTAAAAAGGTGCGCCTTGATGAGCCGTTTAATAAGCTAAAAACGACTCTTGACACCGTCGATGTAAATTTTGAGAAAAATATCGGTGAGGACTGGCTTTTGCGCGGTGCTTACGCCTTTTCACGCACAAAGCACGAATACGGACATATCCGCCTCATGAACGTAAATTTAAACACGGGCATCGCGACTAGACGCAACGAATACTACGACGGCTTCATCCACCGCACGCACGCGGGCAGCCTAAATTTAAACGGCTACGTTAAAACCGGCGAGATCGAGCATAATTTGCTATTTGGGCTTGACGCGAAGGAATACTACCGCTACCGACCGGGCGGCTTGCAAGCTACGGGCAATCAATTTAATATCGATATCTTTCACCCGATCTACGGCAAAGTGGGCTTGCCGACAGCCAGACAATCAAGCATCCAGTATCAAAAGCTAAAAACGATCGGTGCTTATGCGCAAGTGCGCAAGATAGTATAA
- a CDS encoding TonB-dependent siderophore receptor: MTENLIYSIGLRYEHYDQLARGTTTGKPTTDQKDGKFTWQTGLLYLLTPEWSIYTNYAQSFQPQMAISGDDIGDIKPEEGKSIEFGTKFQNDSITASAAIYNIDKKNIMRTVNSVATPVGKARSKGFEFDFNGRVTQGLTLGASYAYTKTEVRQDSGAFAVLVGKPLEATPKHQASLFANYDFSHLGVKGLRVGGGARYFGSWYTYYMRTNLANVPAGTAFKMPDAVVYDAFISYDTKIAGYETNFAFNVKNLTDKLYYTSSSTGTTANIIPIQPGCARQFMLTATVKF, encoded by the coding sequence TTGACCGAAAATCTGATCTACTCGATCGGACTAAGATACGAACACTACGATCAGCTCGCACGCGGAACGACCACGGGCAAGCCAACGACCGATCAAAAAGATGGCAAATTTACGTGGCAGACGGGACTTTTATACCTGCTAACGCCAGAGTGGTCGATCTACACGAACTACGCGCAAAGCTTCCAGCCGCAAATGGCTATCAGCGGCGATGACATCGGCGACATAAAGCCAGAAGAGGGCAAGAGTATCGAGTTTGGAACGAAATTTCAAAACGACAGCATAACCGCAAGCGCAGCCATCTACAACATTGATAAGAAAAACATCATGCGCACCGTAAATAGTGTCGCCACGCCAGTTGGCAAAGCTCGCTCCAAAGGGTTTGAATTTGACTTCAACGGACGCGTCACGCAAGGGCTAACTCTTGGCGCAAGCTACGCCTACACAAAGACCGAGGTCAGGCAAGATAGTGGCGCATTTGCCGTGCTAGTTGGCAAACCGCTCGAAGCCACGCCAAAACATCAAGCAAGCCTTTTTGCAAATTATGATTTCAGCCACCTTGGCGTAAAGGGGCTTAGAGTGGGCGGCGGAGCGCGATATTTTGGCTCGTGGTACACCTACTATATGCGCACAAATTTAGCCAACGTACCGGCAGGAACGGCATTTAAGATGCCTGACGCGGTCGTTTATGACGCATTTATCAGCTACGACACGAAGATCGCGGGCTATGAGACAAATTTCGCATTTAACGTCAAAAACCTGACCGACAAGCTTTACTACACATCATCATCAACTGGCACGACGGCAAACATCATCCCGATCCAGCCGGGCTGCGCACGCCAGTTTATGCTGACAGCAACGGTGAAATTTTAA
- the leuC gene encoding 3-isopropylmalate dehydratase large subunit produces MHQTITEKIFSDHVGREVFANEIIESGIDMVIGNDITTPISIKQFERSGATKLANPDGFCIVMDHYIPAKDILSANQAKISRDFAYKHDLKYFFDEKDMGIEHALLPEKGLVVPGDVIIGADSHTCTHGALGAFSTGMGSTDLAYAMITGKNWFKVPPTIKVVFRGKLGRHVYGKDLILEIIRQIGVDGARYKALEFCGETIDTLDMDGRFSMCNMAIEAGGKSGIIAVDEITKEFLKGKNLRAEPKFFYSDEGASYERVLEIDAERLDPVIAYPFLPSNGKSVREAVKDDIAIDQAFIGSCTNGRLSDLRIAAEILKGRKVSRKTRLIITPATQKIALAAQKEGLMDILVEAGAVVSNPTCGACLGGYMGILGAGERCVSTTNRNFVGRMGDRTSEVYLANSAVAAASAIAGKIADPRDL; encoded by the coding sequence ATGCACCAAACCATCACGGAAAAGATTTTCTCCGACCACGTAGGGCGCGAGGTCTTCGCAAACGAGATCATCGAAAGTGGCATCGATATGGTCATCGGCAACGACATCACGACGCCAATCTCCATCAAGCAGTTCGAGCGAAGCGGCGCAACGAAGCTCGCAAATCCCGATGGCTTTTGTATCGTGATGGATCACTACATCCCGGCAAAGGATATTTTAAGCGCGAATCAAGCCAAAATTTCGCGCGACTTTGCCTACAAGCACGACCTGAAATACTTCTTCGACGAAAAGGACATGGGTATCGAGCACGCACTGCTACCAGAAAAAGGGCTCGTCGTGCCGGGAGATGTCATCATCGGCGCGGACAGCCACACATGTACGCACGGCGCGCTGGGGGCGTTTTCTACGGGTATGGGCAGCACCGATCTGGCCTACGCGATGATAACGGGCAAAAACTGGTTTAAAGTGCCGCCTACGATCAAGGTCGTCTTTCGCGGTAAGCTCGGTCGCCACGTCTATGGAAAGGACCTCATCCTAGAAATCATCCGCCAAATCGGCGTTGATGGCGCGCGCTACAAGGCTTTGGAGTTTTGCGGCGAGACGATCGACACGCTTGATATGGACGGGCGATTTTCGATGTGTAACATGGCGATCGAAGCGGGTGGCAAGAGCGGTATCATCGCAGTCGACGAGATAACGAAGGAATTTTTAAAAGGTAAAAATTTACGTGCCGAGCCGAAATTTTTCTACTCCGACGAGGGCGCTAGCTACGAGCGCGTGCTGGAAATCGACGCTGAGAGGCTCGACCCCGTGATCGCGTATCCGTTTTTGCCAAGCAACGGCAAAAGCGTACGCGAAGCCGTGAAAGACGACATCGCGATCGATCAGGCCTTCATCGGCTCATGCACGAACGGACGACTAAGCGACCTACGCATCGCGGCTGAAATTTTAAAAGGGCGCAAGGTCTCACGCAAGACCCGCCTCATCATCACGCCGGCTACGCAAAAGATCGCCCTCGCCGCGCAAAAAGAGGGTCTGATGGATATTTTAGTCGAGGCGGGTGCAGTGGTGAGCAACCCGACGTGCGGTGCGTGTCTGGGCGGATATATGGGGATTTTGGGTGCTGGCGAGCGCTGTGTCAGCACGACGAATAGAAATTTTGTCGGGCGCATGGGGGATCGCACGAGCGAAGTGTATCTGGCAAACTCCGCCGTCGCCGCGGCAAGCGCGATCGCAGGCAAGATCGCCGATCCAAGAGATCTTTAA
- a CDS encoding molybdenum cofactor guanylyltransferase, with protein MKSENKSENLAKMKTCVILAGGKSSRMGRDKTLLPFGGFATLTHFQVHKFAQIFERVFVSSKFDKFNPPLRLIKDLKEAKFSPMLALYSILLNFKDEHVFIIPADMPFLSERTIRELFKFTGEFDMVVPKDGEFTHSLCGFFSANLAQKAKELYEKNENKIGILRSLCRCKEVGFKGPKEFFNINDPQQYELALKMSRQ; from the coding sequence ATGAAAAGTGAAAACAAGAGCGAAAATCTGGCAAAAATGAAAACCTGCGTGATACTAGCTGGCGGCAAAAGCTCGCGCATGGGGCGAGATAAGACGCTGCTGCCCTTTGGCGGGTTTGCGACGCTCACGCATTTTCAGGTGCATAAATTCGCGCAAATTTTTGAGCGTGTTTTTGTAAGCTCCAAGTTTGATAAATTTAACCCGCCGCTTAGGCTGATAAAAGATCTGAAAGAAGCGAAATTTTCGCCGATGCTAGCACTTTACAGCATACTTTTAAATTTCAAAGACGAGCACGTTTTCATAATTCCGGCCGACATGCCATTTCTTAGCGAACGCACGATAAGAGAGCTCTTTAAATTTACGGGCGAATTTGACATGGTCGTGCCAAAAGACGGTGAATTCACGCACTCTTTATGCGGATTTTTCAGTGCAAATTTAGCTCAAAAAGCAAAGGAGCTTTATGAAAAAAATGAAAATAAGATCGGAATTTTACGTAGCCTTTGCAGGTGCAAGGAGGTTGGTTTTAAGGGCCCAAAAGAGTTTTTTAACATCAACGATCCCCAGCAGTACGAGCTTGCGCTGAAAATGAGCCGCCAATGA
- a CDS encoding phospholipase A: protein MKNINKNNAIKTTIFVVFFGLDLFGGASELFKKAQQLESAGDTAGAMKFYKEAAMAAMERNDAALMQNLENEISQGSPIQANYPAKPEPSSDKSEANLEKVASDPLGIKLYHFNYLLPATYAKNVPNDGRKRFETKFQFSVQKPLFYDVWGLKESIGIAYSQTSWWQTDKISAPFRETNYRPEIFIDFDTKDSLKAAHISNVRGGILHESNGRDGENSRSWNRLYLQAKFDFANLSLTPRIWTVIGDKSDNKNIENYAGRADINIAFTYKEQIFNLMVRNNLQFDKTNRGAAEFSWLFPILSSGLYGYLQYFNGYDESLIDYNRHTNKIGIGFTLLK, encoded by the coding sequence ATGAAAAATATAAATAAAAATAACGCCATCAAGACCACCATTTTCGTCGTATTTTTTGGGCTTGATCTATTCGGAGGTGCGAGCGAGCTTTTTAAAAAGGCGCAACAGCTAGAAAGTGCCGGTGATACGGCAGGAGCGATGAAATTTTATAAAGAAGCCGCCATGGCCGCCATGGAGCGAAATGACGCCGCCCTTATGCAAAATTTAGAAAACGAAATTTCACAAGGTTCGCCGATCCAGGCGAACTACCCAGCAAAGCCAGAGCCAAGCAGCGACAAAAGCGAGGCGAATTTAGAAAAGGTAGCGAGCGATCCGCTTGGCATCAAGCTTTATCATTTCAACTACCTCTTGCCCGCGACATACGCTAAAAACGTGCCAAACGACGGGCGAAAGAGGTTTGAGACGAAATTTCAGTTCAGCGTGCAAAAACCTCTTTTTTACGATGTTTGGGGGCTTAAAGAGAGCATCGGCATAGCGTATTCGCAGACGTCGTGGTGGCAGACGGACAAGATATCTGCGCCGTTTCGAGAGACGAACTACCGACCTGAAATTTTTATCGATTTTGACACCAAAGATAGCCTGAAAGCCGCTCATATCAGCAATGTAAGAGGCGGAATTTTACATGAGTCAAACGGCCGTGACGGTGAAAATTCGCGTAGCTGGAACAGACTTTACCTGCAAGCTAAATTCGACTTTGCAAACCTAAGCCTGACGCCTAGGATATGGACCGTCATAGGTGATAAGAGTGACAACAAAAATATAGAAAACTACGCTGGCAGAGCCGATATAAACATAGCTTTTACCTATAAAGAGCAGATATTTAATCTAATGGTGCGAAACAACCTGCAATTTGATAAAACAAACCGCGGTGCAGCCGAGTTTAGCTGGCTATTCCCGATACTCTCGAGCGGTCTTTACGGATATTTGCAGTATTTTAACGGATATGACGAGAGCTTGATCGACTACAACAGGCACACCAATAAGATCGGCATCGGCTTTACGCTGCTTAAATGA
- a CDS encoding GntP family permease, with protein sequence MNGVFLIISFVIAIAVMIWMISKLKVHPFLALMIISLLLAIVAGIDLGKIPGIIGDGFSGTFKSIGIVIIFGALIGTVLEKTGAALKLADMVVNLVGQRRPELAMLIMGWIVGIPVFCDSGFVVLNPIREALYKKISASPVGMAVALSGGLYASHVFIPPTPGPIAAAGALGLGENLLLVIMMGVVVSLPVLVAVYFFAKKIGQEVTISDSEANAVITKSYDDLLKQYGKLPGGFLSIAPIIMPIIFMALGSISAILKIGGILGTLLGFLGNPIIALAIGVVFAVFLLAETNKLAEFSDMTNESLKIVGPILFITAAGGVLGKVITAAGFVEFIKQNAEVIKAAGIFFPFIISAIIKTAQGSSTVAIITTASIMGAFTVSPGQEETLMMALGLTSEMAAALCVMAIAAGAMCVSHANDSYFWVVTNFSKMTAQQGYRTQTMLTFIMGIVGMLSVYVLSLVLL encoded by the coding sequence ATGAACGGAGTTTTCTTAATCATAAGCTTCGTGATCGCCATAGCCGTGATGATATGGATGATCTCAAAGCTTAAAGTCCATCCTTTCTTGGCGTTGATGATCATATCCTTGCTGCTGGCTATCGTCGCTGGCATCGATCTGGGCAAGATCCCGGGCATCATAGGCGACGGCTTTAGCGGTACGTTTAAGAGTATCGGTATCGTCATCATCTTTGGCGCGCTGATTGGAACGGTGCTGGAAAAAACGGGCGCGGCCTTGAAACTAGCCGATATGGTCGTAAATCTCGTAGGACAAAGGCGTCCCGAGCTTGCTATGCTCATCATGGGCTGGATCGTCGGTATCCCGGTCTTTTGCGACAGCGGCTTTGTCGTGCTAAACCCGATCAGAGAGGCGCTTTATAAGAAAATTTCAGCCAGCCCGGTCGGCATGGCGGTCGCTCTTAGCGGCGGACTTTACGCATCACACGTCTTTATCCCGCCGACTCCCGGACCTATCGCCGCAGCCGGAGCACTCGGGCTTGGCGAGAATTTACTGCTTGTCATAATGATGGGCGTCGTGGTCTCCTTACCAGTGCTCGTTGCAGTGTATTTTTTTGCTAAAAAGATCGGTCAAGAGGTCACGATAAGTGACAGCGAAGCTAACGCCGTGATAACAAAAAGTTATGACGATCTTTTAAAACAATACGGCAAGCTCCCGGGCGGCTTTTTAAGCATCGCTCCTATCATCATGCCGATCATATTCATGGCGCTTGGCTCTATAAGCGCGATCCTAAAGATCGGCGGTATTTTAGGGACATTGCTTGGCTTTTTGGGCAACCCTATCATCGCTCTTGCCATAGGCGTGGTATTTGCTGTTTTCTTGCTGGCTGAGACCAACAAGCTCGCGGAATTTAGCGATATGACAAACGAGTCGCTAAAGATCGTAGGACCTATCCTCTTTATCACGGCTGCGGGCGGCGTTTTGGGTAAGGTCATAACAGCGGCAGGATTTGTCGAGTTCATCAAACAAAACGCAGAGGTTATCAAAGCGGCTGGAATTTTCTTTCCGTTCATCATCTCAGCAATCATCAAAACAGCGCAGGGAAGCTCGACCGTGGCTATCATCACGACCGCATCCATCATGGGCGCCTTCACCGTTTCGCCGGGACAAGAGGAGACGCTGATGATGGCACTTGGCCTCACCAGCGAGATGGCGGCGGCACTTTGCGTCATGGCTATAGCTGCCGGCGCCATGTGCGTATCGCATGCAAACGACAGCTACTTCTGGGTCGTTACGAATTTTAGCAAGATGACGGCTCAGCAAGGCTACCGCACACAGACCATGCTGACTTTCATCATGGGTATCGTAGGCATGCTAAGCGTTTATGTATTGTCGTTGGTGCTATTATGA
- a CDS encoding glycerate kinase family protein, with product MKILVAIDSFKGSLSSLEAGLAVKDGLKGLCDVVVKPIADGGEGSVEALADALGASYIDAITQDPLGVKILARYALIKDLAILEMASASGLTLINEKQRNPLKTSTYGFGLLIKDAISKGARKFIIGIGGSATNDAGTGMLSALGFEFYDENGDLLAGIGENLAKISKISTQNSLKELKQCEFLIACDVDNPLFGKNGAAYVYAPQKGADGRMVKELDDGLKSFANAVKTHFDTEHHKLKGAGAAGGLGFGFVNFLNAKLRPGIDIITDEIGLEDEIKKADLVITGEGKMDFQSSMGKTPTGVAKLAKKHKKPVIALAGCVCEGAQECNKSGIDAFFCILNEPISLEEAMRKDIAIKNLKMAANQAVRLFLINQSRS from the coding sequence ATGAAAATTTTAGTAGCCATTGATTCTTTTAAAGGTTCTCTAAGCTCGCTCGAGGCGGGCTTAGCCGTCAAAGATGGACTAAAAGGGCTTTGCGATGTCGTCGTAAAGCCCATCGCTGACGGCGGAGAGGGTAGCGTGGAGGCGCTAGCCGACGCACTGGGAGCTAGCTACATCGACGCTATCACTCAAGATCCTTTGGGAGTCAAAATTTTAGCCAGATACGCGCTCATAAAAGATCTAGCCATACTAGAAATGGCTAGTGCTTCGGGGCTCACGCTCATCAATGAAAAACAGCGTAATCCGCTAAAGACCAGCACCTATGGATTTGGACTTTTGATAAAAGACGCCATAAGTAAAGGCGCTAGGAAATTTATCATCGGTATCGGAGGTAGCGCTACAAACGACGCAGGAACTGGCATGCTAAGCGCTCTTGGGTTTGAATTTTACGATGAAAACGGGGATCTTCTAGCAGGTATCGGCGAAAATTTAGCCAAAATTTCTAAAATTTCTACTCAAAATTCGCTAAAAGAGCTAAAACAGTGTGAATTTTTGATCGCCTGTGACGTGGACAATCCTCTCTTTGGCAAAAACGGCGCAGCCTATGTATATGCTCCGCAAAAAGGCGCTGATGGCCGCATGGTAAAGGAGCTCGACGACGGGCTAAAAAGCTTTGCAAATGCGGTAAAAACGCACTTTGACACTGAACATCACAAGCTAAAAGGCGCAGGTGCTGCAGGCGGGCTGGGGTTTGGCTTTGTAAACTTTTTAAATGCGAAGCTAAGGCCGGGCATCGATATCATAACCGATGAGATCGGGCTTGAAGATGAGATAAAAAAAGCCGATCTAGTCATAACCGGCGAGGGCAAAATGGACTTTCAAAGCTCTATGGGCAAGACTCCGACCGGAGTAGCGAAGCTCGCTAAAAAGCACAAAAAGCCTGTCATCGCGCTAGCAGGCTGCGTGTGCGAGGGCGCGCAAGAGTGCAACAAAAGCGGCATAGACGCATTTTTTTGTATCCTAAACGAGCCTATAAGCCTTGAAGAGGCTATGAGAAAAGATATCGCGATCAAAAATTTAAAAATGGCGGCAAATCAGGCCGTGAGGTTATTTTTGATAAATCAAAGCCGATCTTGA